A window of Vigna unguiculata cultivar IT97K-499-35 chromosome 4, ASM411807v1, whole genome shotgun sequence contains these coding sequences:
- the LOC114181769 gene encoding receptor-like protein EIX2, with protein MSCYYLKLFYALLLLLLHAAGPILGLNKSAEIKCIERERQALLNFKHGLIDAYDMLSTWRDDENSRDCCKWKGIRCDHITGHVTILRLPGSNTQSQFLRGALNVTSLFALQNIQHLDLSYNYFIGSHIPQLMGSLTNLRYLNLYNSFFSGSIPIEIGSLTHLRTLDLGNNAFLCGKIPYQLGNLTRLRYLDLSHNFLDGELPYQLANLSQLRHLDLSHNSFSGALPFQVGNLPFLHTLRLPGNFDVKPKDAQWLSNLHSLTNLALYSLHNLDWLQTIIFPNLRELGLVDCSLSDAQIQYLFYSRPNFSTSLTILDLSSNILTLSTFQLLSNFSLNLQELYLSNNNIVLSSPIYSNFPSLVILDLSNNNVTSLVFQGSFNFSSKLQNLYLSNCGLRDDNFIISAISISNSSSSLGSLDLSSNLLKSSSIFYWLFNSTTNLRTLELSENMLEGPIPDGFGKVMNSLEVLDLFDNKLQGEISSFFGNICTLQELDLSNNKMSGNISNLFQNSSWCNKQVFRCLFLYDNQITGILPISIGLLSELEYLFLNGNCLEGDVTESHLSSFSKLVFLELQHNSLSLKIGPTWVPPFQLMLLRLGSCNLGPKFPSWLQTQSSLVFLDISNSKLNDFVPDWFWNNLQNMEKLNMSNNNLIGAIPNLSLKLLYRPFIFLHSNQFEGKIPPFLLQASKLNLSKNKFSNLFSFLCDRSISANLASLDLSNNQMKGELPNCWKNVDRLLFLDLSNNKLSGRIPVSMGSLVKLEVLVLRNNNLMGELPSTLKNCSNLIMVDVSKNMLSGPIPSWIGENMQQLIILNMRGNHFSGRLPVNLCYLKRIQSLDLSRNYLSRGIPTCLKNLTVMSEKIIDRGATLNNIYWSTNLTYHEPFAAFLSSSDNYTLNITWMWKGVELWFSDPELQLKSIDLSSNNLTGEIPKEIGYLAGLVSLNLSRNYLSGEIPSEMGDLSSLESLDLSRNRISGGIPFSLSQIDDLGKLDLSHNSLSGRIPRERHFETFEGYSFEGNRDLCGFQLNKSCPGDGDQRTVKFPEVEAINGDEDSVFYEALYMSMGIGFFTGFWGLLGPILLWHPWRKDYMRFVNRLINYIFEWL; from the coding sequence ATGTCTTGTTATTATCTGAAACTGTTTTATGCACTTCTTCTGCTGTTGTTGCATGCTGCAGGACCCATTCTCGGGTTGAACAAAAGCGCAGAAATAAAGTGCATAGAGAGGGAGAGACAGGCACTTCTTAACTTCAAACATGGCCTCATAGATGCCTATGACATGCTGTCAACATGGAGGGATGATGAAAACAGTAGAGATTGTTGCAAATGGAAAGGCATTCGTTGTGACCATATAACAGGTCATGTAACCATCCTTCGTCTCCCTGGTTCGAATACACAATCACAATTTTTGAGAGGTGCACTGAATGTCACTTCGTTGTTTGCCTTGCAAAATATTCAACATTTGGATCTCAGCTACAATTATTTCATAGGGAGTCACATCCCGCAACTCATGGGCTCACTAACCAACTTAAGATATCTCAATCTCTACAACTCTTTTTTTAGTGGCAGCATTCCTATCGAAATTGGAAGCCTTACACATTTACGGACTCTGGATCTTGGTAATAACGCTTTTCTCTGTGGGAAAATCCCTTATCAACTTGGAAACCTTACACGCTTAAGGTATCTCGATCTCAGTCACAATTTTCTGGACGGGGAACTCCCTTATCAACTTGCGAATCTGTCACAGTTGAGGCATCTTGATCTTAGTCATAATTCATTTTCTGGAGCACTCCCTTTCCAGGTTGGGAATCTTCCTTTCTTGCACACTCTTAGACTTCCTGGCAATTTTGATGTCAAACCTAAGGATGCACAATGGCTCTCTAATCTCCATTCCTTAACAAATCTTGCCTTGTATTCTTTACATAATCTTGACTGGTTGCAAACcattatttttccaaatttaaGAGAGTTGGGGCTAGTTGATTGTTCTCTTTCAGATGCCCAAATTCAATATCTCTTTTATTCACGCCCCAACTTCTCCACTTCTCTTACCATCCTTGATCTTTCTTCTAATATTCTCACATTATCAACATTTCAACTTCTGTCAAACTTTAGCCTTAATCTTCAAGAGCTTTATCTTTCTAATAATAACATTGTTTTATCATCTCCTATCTACTCAAACTTTCCTTCTCTTGTGATCCTTGACCTTTCTAATAATAATGTGACCTCATTGGTCTTTCAAGGTAGTTTCAACTTCAGTTCAAAACTTCAAAATCTTTATTTGTCAAATTGTGGTCTAAGGGATGATAACTTTATCATCTCAGCTATTTCAATTTCGAATTCTTCATCTTCACTTGGCTCGCTTGATCTCTCCTCAAATCTGTTGAAATCATCATCCATATTTTACTGGCTCTTCAACTCCACTACCAATCTTCGTACACTTGAACTTAGTGAAAACATGTTGGAAGGTCCCATTCCAGATGGTTTTGGGAAAGTAATGAACTCTCTTGAAGTTCTTGACCTCTTTGATAACAAACTGCAAGGCGAGATTTCATCTTTCTTTGGGAACATCTGCACATTACAGGAGCTAGACCTCTCAAACAACAAGATGAGTGGGAACATTTCTAACTTGTTTCAAAACTCTTCATGGTGCAACAAACAAGTGTTTCGGTGTTTGTTTTTATATGATAACCAGATTACCGGCATTCTACCTATAAGCATTGGATTGCTATCTGAGTTAGAGTACTTGTTCTTGAATGGAAATTGCTTGGAGGGTGACGTCACTGAATCCCATCTTTCCAGTTTCTCCAAATTAGTATTCTTGGAGTTACAACATAACTCATTGTCACTAAAAATTGGTCCTACTTGGGTTCCTCCTTTCCAATTAATGTTATTGAGATTAGGCTCTTGTAATTTGGGCCCGAAATTTCCAAGTTGGCTTCAGACTCAAAGTTCCTTAGTGTTTCTTGATATTTCTAATAGCAAGCTTAATGATTTCGTACCAGACTGGTTTTGGAACAACTTGCAAAATATGGAAAAGTTAAATATGTCTAACAATAATCTCATTGGTGCAATTCCCAACTTatcattgaagcttctgtaTAGACCGTTCATATTTCTGCATTCAAATCAATTTGAAGGCAAAATTCCACCCTTTTTACTGCAAGCCTCAAAGCTCAATCtctccaaaaataaattttcaaatttgttttcattcttATGTGATCGAAGCATATCTGCAAATTTGGCTTCTTTAGATTTATCAAACAATCAAATGAAGGGAGAACTGCCAAACTGTTGGAAAAATGTTGATCGGTTATTGTTTCTTGATTTAAGCAACAATAAATTATCAGGGAGGATTCCTGTGTCCATGGGCAGCCTTGTTAAATTGGAAGTCTTGGTTTTACGAAACAATAACCTAATGGGTGAATTACCTTCCACTTTGAAGAACTGCAGTAATTTAATTATGGTGGATGTGAGTAAAAATATGTTGTCTGGTCCAATACCATCATGGATTGGAGAAAATATGCAGCAATTGATAATCTTGAACATGCGAGGGAATCACTTCAGTGGACGTCTTCCAGTTAATCTCTGTTATTTGAAGCGTATTCAATCATTGGATCTTTCAAGGAATTACTTATCGAGAGGTATTCCAACATGCTTAAAGAATTTGACTGTAATGTCTGAAAAGATCATCGACAGAGGTGCAactctaaataatatatattggtCTACCAATCTTACTTACCATGAACCTTTTGCTGCTTTTTTATCCAGTTCTGATAATTATACACTTAACATAACATGGATGTGGAAAGGTGTGGAACTGTGGTTTTCAGATCCAGAGTTACAACTTAAGAGCATTGATCTTTCAAGTAATAATTTAACAGGTGAAATACCAAAAGAGATTGGATATTTGGCTGGGCTAGTTTCTCTAAATTTATCTCGAAATTATCTAAGCGGAGAAATTCCTTCTGAGATGGGAGATTTAAGTTCACTGGAGTCCCTTGACTTATCAAGAAATCGTATCAGTGGGGGAattcctttttctctttctcaaaTTGATGATCTAGGTAAGTTAGATTTATCACACAACTCTCTTTCAGGAAGAATCCCACGAGAAAGACATTTTGAAACCTTTGAAGGCTATAGTTTTGAAGGAAACAGAGATCTTTGTGGTTTTCAACTGAACAAAAGTTGTCCTGGAGATGGAGATCAAAGGACAGTAAAGTTCCCAGAAGTTGAAGCAATCAATGGTGATGAAGACAGTGTCTTTTACGAGGCATTATACATGAGCATGGGAATAGGATTCTTTACTGGATTTTGGGGCTTATTAGGGCCAATACTACTTTGGCATCCTTGGAGAAAGGATTACATGAGATTTGTGAACAGActgataaattatatatttgaatggTTATAG
- the LOC114180803 gene encoding receptor-like protein EIX2, with protein sequence MTRVLERFYALLLLLMHAAGPVLGFNNTSEIKCNERERQALLSFKLDLVDVNGMLSTWRDDEKSRDCCKWKNIQCDNQTGLVTILRLRGSETQYLRGALNITSLFPLQNIQYLDLSYNFFMGNDIAEFIGSLTNLRYLNLSNSFFSGSIPIQLGSLTHLRYLDLSYNYLDQELPYQLGSLKYLRYLDLNYNYLEGKLPSQLANMSQLRYLGLSCNYFSGALPFQVGNFPYLQTLILAGDFDVKPKDAKCLRDGSFLISDISITNSSSSLASLDLSSNLLISSSIFYWLFNSTTNLRTLDLYENVLEGPIPDGFGKVMKSLEFLDLYGNKLQGEIPSSFGNMCTLQRLDLSYNELSGEISSLFQNSSWCNRHVFQSLDLSNNQITGMLPTIIGLLSELEYLFLDGNRLEVSISKNRPNWVPPFQLYVLKLKSCMLGPTFPSWLQTQRSLAFLDISDNGLNGSVPKLFWNNLENVQCLNMSQNNLTGAIPNTSMKLLNRPFIILNSNQFEGKIPSFLLQASELRLSDNKFSDLFSFICDQSSSAMTILDLSNNQLKGKLPECWKHVNRLLFLDLSNNKLSGKIPVSMGSLVKLEVLVLRNNNLTGELASTLKNCNNLTTLDVGENMLFGPIPSWIGESMKQLIVLNMRKNDFSGNLPSELCYLKHIQFLDLSKNMLSKGLPTCLNNLTAMFEKSIHTSGFINYIKLLNMNGVFYGSFPTGEYTLNISLMWKGVEQGFKNPELKLKSIDLSSNKLTGEIPKEIISTWLDLSHNSLSGRIPSGRHFGTFDVSSFEGNVGLCGEQLNRTCPEDGNQRTIKTEEHGNDDEDNVLYEALYMSMGIGYFTGFWVIAVVLHAHPIDLG encoded by the exons ATGACTCGTGTTCTGGAACGATTTTATGCACTTCTCCTGCTTCTCATGCATGCTGCAGGACCCGTCCTCGGATTCAACAATACCTCTGAAATAAAGTGCAATGAGAGGGAGAGACAAGCACTCCTCAGCTTCAAACTTGACCTCGTAGATGTCAATGGCATGCTTTCTACATGGAGGGATGATGAAAAAAGTCGAGATTGTTGCAAATGGAAAAACATTCAATGTGACAATCAAACAGGTCTTGTAACCATCCTTCGTCTTCGTGGTTCTGAGACACAATATTTGAGAGGTGCACTCAATATCACTTCATTGTTTCCCTtgcaaaatattcaatatttagaTCTCagctacaatttttttatgggCAATGACATCGCAGAATTCATAGGCTCACTTACCAACTTAAGATATCTCAATCTCTCCAATTCTTTTTTTAGTGGCAGCATTCCTATCCAACTTGGAAGCCTTACACATTTAAGGTATCTCGATCTCAGTTACAATTATCTCGACCAGGAACTCCCTTATCAGCTTGGAAGCCTTAAATATTTAAGGTATCTCGATCTCAATTATAATTATCTTGAAGGGAAACTCCCTAGTCAACTTGCAAATATGTCACAGTTGAGATACCTTGGTCTCAGTTGTAATTACTTTTCTGGAGCACTCCCTTTCCAGGTTGGGAATTTTCCTTACTTGCAAACTCTTATACTTGCTGGTGATTTTGATGTCAAACCTAAGGATGCCAAATG TCTCAGGGATGGTAGTTTTCTCATATCTGACATTTCAATTACgaattcttcatcttctcttgCCTCGCTTGATCTCTCCTCAAATCTGTTAATATCATCATCCATATTTTACTGGCTCTTCAACTCCACTACCAATCTTCGTACTCTTGACCTTTATGAAAACGTGTTGGAAGGTCCCATTCCAGATGGATTTGGGAAAGTAATGAAATCTCTTGAGTTTCTTGACCTCTATGGTAACAAACTGCAAGGCGAGATTCCATCTTCCTTTGGGAACATGTGCACATTGCAGAGATTAGACCTCTCATATAACGAGTTGAGTGGGGAAATTTCAAGCTTATTTCAAAATTCTTCATGGTGCAACAGACACGTGTTTCAGAGTTTGGATTTATCTAATAACCAGATTACAGGCATGCTACCTACAATCATTGGATTGCTATCTGAGTTGGAGTACTTGTTCTTGGATGGAAATCGTTTGGAGG TCTCTATCTCTAAAAATAGACCTAATTGGGTTCCTCCTTTCCAATTATATGTTCTGAAACTAAAATCTTGCATGTTAGGCCCCACTTTTCCTAGTTGGCTCCAGACTCAACGCTCCTTAGCTTTTCTTGATATTTCTGATAATGGGCTGAATGGTTCAGTACCAAAATTGTTTTGGAACAACTTGGAAAATGTGCAATGTTTGAATATGTCTCAGAATAATCTCACCGGTGCAATTCCTAATACATCGATGAAGCTTCTCAATAGACCATTTATAATTCTGAATTCGAATCAGTTTGAAGGAAAAATTCCATCGTTTTTACTACAAGCTTCAGAGTTGAGGCTTTCTGACAATAAATTTTCAGATCTATTTTCATTCATATGTGACCAAAGCAGCTCTGCAATGACTATTTTAGATTTATCAAACAATCAATTGAAGGGAAAACTCCCAGAGTGTTGGAAACATGTAAATCGGTTACTGTTTCTTGATTTAAGCAATAACAAATTGTCAGGGAAGATTCCTGTGTCCATGGGCAGCCTCGTTAAATTGGAAGTCTTGGTCTTACGGAACAATAACCTAACAGGTGAATTAGCTTCCACTTTGAAGAACTGCAACAATTTAACTACATTGGATGTGGGTGAAAATATGTTGTTTGGTCCCATTCCATCATGGATCGGAGAAAGTATGAAGCAGTTAATAGTTTTGAACATGCGAAAGAATGACTTTTCTGGAAATCTTCCCAGTGAACTCTGTTATTTGAAGCATATTCAATTCTTGGATCTTTCAAAGAATATGTTATCAAAAGGACTCCCAACATGCTTAAACAATTTGACTGCAATGTTTGAAAAGAGCATCCACACAAGTgggtttataaattatataaaattgctGAACATGAATGGTGTATTTTATGGAAGTTTTCCTACGGGCGAGTATACCCTTAACATAAGCCTGATGTGGAAAGGGGTTGAACAGGGATTCAAGAACCCAGAGTTAAAGCTTAAGAGCATTGATCTTTCAAGTAATAAGTTGACGGGTGAAATACCAAAAGAGATCATATCTACTTGG TTAGATCTGTCACACAACTCTCTGTCTGGAAGGATACCATCAGGAAGACACTTTGGAACTTTTGATGTCTCTAGTTTTGAAGGGAATGTTGGTCTTTGTGGTGAACAACTTAACAGAACTTGTCCTGAAGATGGAAATCAGAGAACAATAAAGACTGAAGAACATggaaatgatgatgaagataaTGTTTTGTATGAGGCATTGTACATGAGCATGGGGATTGGATATTTCACTGGATTTTGG GTTATTGCAGTTGTGCTACACGCGCATCCGATTGATCTCGGGTGA
- the LOC114180804 gene encoding receptor-like protein EIX2 has product MVMIAANGKTLNALNISSLFPLQNIQHLDLSNNGFVRSHIPQLIASLTNLRYLNLSYSHFGGSIPTQLGSLRHLLSLDLSHNYLLRGDIPYQLGSLSNLTSLDLSYSNLDGKLPCQFANLSQLRYLDLSGNSFSGALPFQVGNLPFLHTLRLGGDFDVKPKDARWLSNLSSLTHLAFNGLHNPDWLQMIHSPKLRELSNNKLSGKIPVSTGSLVKLEVLVLRDNNLMGELASTLKNCSNLIMLDVAENMFSGPIPSWIGEKSILGLNNSTEIKCIERERQALLNFKHGLIDDYGVLSTWSDEDNSRDCCKWKGIQCDHQTGHVSFLRLRGSDTQYLRGALNITLLFALQNIQHLDLSYNLFEWKEIPQLMGSLTNLRYLNLSYSHFGESIPTQLGSLTHLLSLDLSHNYLLRGDIPYQLGSLSNLTSLDLSYSNLDGKLPCQFANLSQLRYLDLRGNSFSGALPFQVGNLPFLHTLRLGGDFDVKPKDARWLSNLSSLTHLALNGLHNPDALQLMIHSPMLRELRLVDCSLSDPHIHSLFYSPSNFSNSLTILDLSDNMLTSSTFQLLSNFSLNLQELYLSQNNIVFSSPVFSTFPSLVTLDLSYNNMTSSVFQGSFNFSSKLQNLYLSSCGLSDDNFLISAISITNSSSSLASLDLSSNLLKSSSIFYWLFNSTTNLRTLQLYDNMLEGPIPDGFGKAMNSLEVLYLSRNKLQGVIPSFFGNICTLRNLDLSSNKLSGNISIFFQNSSWCNRQVFQNLDLSHNNITGAIPKSIGLLSELEYLSLDGNCLEGDVTESHLSSFSKLRYLFLSNNSLSVKFVPTWVPPFQLQNLGLRSCKLGPSFPSWLHTQSSLSDLDISDNGLNYVPDWVWDNLQNMRTLNMSHNNLSGPIPNISLKLHYAPSVILNSNQFEGKIPSFLLQASKLRLSNNKFSDLFSFICNQGNSEMWILDLSNNQLKGQLPDCWTSVDRLRYLDLSNNKLSGRIPLSMGSLVELKVLVLRNNNLTGELASTLKNCSNLIMLDVAKNMLSGPIPSWIGESMQQLIILNMRENHFSGNLPIELCYLKYIQLLDLSNNMLSKGIPSCLKELTAMSKKGIDTPVTLNRMYFIYIPYSKIYDNIYGEEYPFTISLIWKGVEQRFKNPELIKGIDLSSNKLTGEIPKEIGYLAGLVYLNLSRNNLSGKIPSEIGNLSSLESLDLSRNQISGGIPLPLSEIDYLGKLDLSHNFLSGRIPSGRHFETFDASSFEGNMYLCGEQLNKSCYGDGDQTTGKLSEAEAINDEDSVFYEALYMSMGIGYFTGFWGLLGPILLWSSWKNAYLDFLNRLTIGMYEQCGKCR; this is encoded by the exons ATGGTCATGATTGCTGCAAACGGCAAGACATTGAATGCACTCAATATCAGTTCATTGTTTCCTTTGCAAAATATTCAACATTTGGATCTCAGCAACAATGGTTTCGTACGGAGTCACATCCCACAACTCATTGCCTCACTTACCAACTTAAGATATCTCAATCTCTCCTATTCTCATTTTGGTGGGAGCATTCCTACCCAACTTGGAAGCCTTAGACATTTATTGTCTCTGGATTTAAGTCACAATTATCTTCTCCGTGGAGATATCCCTTATCAACTTGGAAGCCTTTCAAATTTAACGTCTCTCGATCTCAGTTATAGTAATCTTGATGGTAAACTCCCTTGTCAATTTGCAAATCTGTCACAGTTGAGGTACCTTGATCTTAGCGGAAATTCCTTTTCTGGAGCACTCCCATTCCAGGTTGGGAATCTTCCTTTCTTGCACACTCTTAGACTTGGTGGAGATTTTGATGTCAAACCTAAGGATGCAAGGTGGTTGTCTAATCTCAGTTCCCTAACACATCTTGCCTTCAATGGTTTACATAACCCTGATTGGTTGCAAATGATTCATAGTCCAAAGCTAAGAGAGTTGAG CAACAATAAATTGTCAGGGAAGATTCCTGTGTCCACGGGCAGCCTCGTTAAATTGGAAGTCTTGGTTTTACGAGACAATAACCTAATGGGTGAATTAGCTTCCACTTTGAAGAATTGCAGCAATTTAATTATGTTGGATGTGGCTGAAAATATGTTTTCTGGCCCAATACCATCATGGATAGGAGAAA AATCCATTCTCGGATTGAACAATAGCACAGAAATAAAGTGCATTGAGAGGGAGAGACAGGCACTCCTCAACTTCAAACATGGCCTCATAGATGACTATGGCGTGCTGTCTACATGGAGCGATGAAGACAACAGTCGAGATTGTTGCAAATGGAAAGGCATTCAATGCGACCATCAAACAGGTCATGTAAGCTTCCTTCGTCTCCGTGGTTCGGATACACAATATTTGAGAGGTGCACTCAATATCACTTTATTGTTTGCCTTGCAAAATATTCAACATTTGGATCTCAGCTACAATCTTTTTGAATGGAAGGAGATCCCACAACTCATGGGCTCATTAACCAACTTAAGATATCTCAATCTCTCCTATTCTCATTTTGGTGAGAGCATTCCTACCCAACTTGGAAGCCTTACACATTTATTGTCTCTGGATTTAAGTCACAATTATCTTCTCCGTGGAGATATCCCTTATCAACTTGGAAGCCTTTCAAATTTAACGTCTCTCGATCTCAGTTATAGTAATCTTGATGGTAAACTCCCTTGTCAATTTGCAAATCTGTCACAGTTGAGGTACCTTGATCTTAGAGGAAATTCCTTTTCTGGAGCACTCCCATTCCAGGTTGGGAATCTTCCTTTCTTGCACACTCTTAGACTTGGTGGAGATTTTGATGTCAAACCTAAGGATGCAAGGTGGTTGTCTAATCTCAGTTCCCTAACACATCTTGCCCTCAATGGTTTACATAACCCTGACGCGTTGCAATTGATGATTCATAGTCCAATGCTGAGAGAGTTGAGGCTAGTTGACTGTTCTCTTTCAGATCCCCATATTCATTCTCTGTTTTATTCACCTTCCAACTTTTCCAATTCTCTTACCATCCTTGACCTTTCTGATAATATGCTCACATCCTCAACATTTCAATTACTGTCTAACTTTAGCCTTAATCTTCAAGAGCTTTATCTTTCTCAAAATAACATTGTTTTCTCATCTCCTGTCTTCTCAACCTTTCCTTCTCTTGTGACCCTTGACCTTTCCTATAATAATATGACATCATCAGTCTTTCAAGGTAGTTTCAACTTCAGTTCAAAACTTCAAAATCTTTATTTGTCAAGTTGTGGTCTAAGTGATGATAACTTTCTCATCTCAGCTATTTCAATTACgaattcttcatcttctcttgCCTCGCTTGATCTCTCCTCAAATCTGTTGAAATCATCATCCATATTTTACTGGCTCTTCAACTCCACTACCAATCTTCGTACACTTCAACTTTATGATAACATGTTGGAAGGTCCCATTCCTGATGGATTTGGGAAAGCAATGAACTCTCTTGAAGTTCTTTACCTCTCTCGTAACAAACTGCAAGGTGTGATTCCATCTTTCTTTGGGAACATCTGCACATTGCGGAATTTAGACCTCTCAAGTAACAAATTGAGTGGGAATATTTCTATCTTTTTTCAGAATTCATCATGGTGCAACAGACAAGTGTTTCAGAATTTGGATTTATCCCATAACAACATTACAGGCGCGATACCTAAAAGCATTGGATTGCTATCTGAGTTGGAGTACTTGTCATTGGATGGAAATTGCTTGGAGGGTGACGTCACTGAATCCCATCTTTCCAGTTTTTCCAAATTAAGGTACTTATTTTTGTCAAATAACTCATTGTCTGTAAAATTTGTCCCTACTTGGGTTCCACCTTTCCAGttacaaaatttgggactaagaTCTTGCAAGTTGGGTCCTAGTTTTCCTAGTTGGCTCCATACTCAAAGTTCGTTAAGTGACCTCGATATTTCCGACAATGGGCTTAATTACGTACCGGATTGGGTTTGGGACAACTTGCAAAATATGAGAACATTGAATATGTCTCACAACAATCTCAGTGGTCCGATTCCTAATATATCATTGAAGCTTCACTATGCACCATCGGTAATTCTAAATTCAAATCAGTTTGAAGGCAAAATTCCATCGTTTTTACTACAAGCTTCAAAATTGAGGCTTTCTAACAATAAATTCTCAGATCTGTTTTCATTCATATGTAACCAAGGCAACTCCGAAATGTGGATTTTAGATTTGTCAAACAATCAACTGAAGGGACAGCTCCCTGACTGTTGGACATCTGTAGATCGGTTACGGTATCTTGATTTAAGCAACAATAAATTGTCAGGGAGGATTCCTTTGTCTATGGGCAGCCTTGTTGAATTGAAAGTCTTGGTTTTACGAAACAATAACCTGACAGGTGAATTAGCTTCGACCTTGAAGAATTGCAGCAATTTAATTATGTTGGATGTGGCTAAAAATATGTTGTCCGGCCCCATACCATCATGGATCGGAGAAAGTATGCAACAGTTGATAATCTTGAACATGCGAGAGAATCACTTTTCTGGAAATCTTCCCATTGAACTCTGTTATTTGAAGTATATTCAATTATTGGATCTTTCGAATAATATGTTATCAAAAGGAATTCCATCATGCTTAAAGGAATTGACTGCCATGTCTAAAAAGGGCATCGACACACCTGTCACTCTAAATCGTATGTATTTCATATATATCCCTTATagtaaaatttatgacaatattTATGGGGAAGAGTATCCCTTTACCATAAGCTTGATATGGAAAGGTGTGGAACAGAGGTTCAAGAATCCAGAGTTAATTAAGGGCATTGATCTTTCAAGTAATAAGTTAACGGGTGAAATACCAAAAGAGATTGGATATTTGGCTGGGttagtttatttgaacttatcAAGAAATAATCTGAGTGGAAAAATTCCTTCAGAGATAGGAAATTTAAGTTCACTGGAATCCCTTGACTTATCAAGAAATCAAATCAGTGGAGGAATTCCTCTTCCTCTATCCGAAATTGACTATCTAGGCAAATTAGACTTGTCACACAATTTTCTTTCTGGAAGGATCCCATCAGGAAGACATTTTGAAACCTTCGATGCATCTAGTTTTGAAGGAAATATGTACCTTTGTGGTGAGCAACTTAACAAAAGTTGTTATGGAGACGGAGATCAAACAACAGGAAAACTTTCGGAAGCCGAAGCAATAAATGATGAAGATAGTGTTTTCTATGAGGCATTGTACATGAGCATGGGGATTGGATACTTCACTGGATTTTGGGGCTTATTAGGACCAATACTACTTTGGAGTTCTTGGAAAAATGCTTATCTGGACTTCTTAAACAGATTGACAATCGGTATGTATGAACAATGTGGCAAGTGTAGGTGA